Proteins from one Coffea arabica cultivar ET-39 chromosome 8c, Coffea Arabica ET-39 HiFi, whole genome shotgun sequence genomic window:
- the LOC113706294 gene encoding isoamylase 2, chloroplastic-like: MSVNMVLSPLASHNGCPLLSFTMQSHWLGCGAFESSKFVAAMRGRNAKGVMSSLMKLYAKDQRIGEVIRFSQRNSYEGLRISALPASNTSVIQIIEEVSSYQFRTENGDLLKVLVGKKNDKYSFLIKALSLQLPHRENELVMSWGLFRSHSSSFMPLDFQGSTLDGKTITMETPFMQESEGTLAVELDFELTLAPFYFSFLLRSQLDSGMSSLEIRSHRKTSFVVPVGFGSGNPSPLGLSFSADGSLNFALFSRTAESVVLCLYDGKTTHRPNLEIDLDPYVNKSGDIWHASIDRSFQFASYGYRCKVAEDAEQEHVLLDPYAKLIGDVPAGSQSTSLLTCLGQLSKVPPFDWGQQMRPCLRLEELVVYRLNVMRFTKDKSSNLPNNLGGSFLGVTEKLHHFKDLGVNAILLEPVFPFDEQKGPYFPWHFFSPANQYGSPGDPVSCINTMKEMVKKLHNNGIEVLLEVDFTHAAEVGALRIIDNTSYCHVKTVDDTGSEHALNCNYPVVAQLILDCLRHWVIEFHIDGFCFVNASSLLRGFHGEYLSRPPLVEAIAFDPLLSKVKIIADSWDPREMKVKEVLFPHWKKWAEINNKFCYDIRNFLRGEGLLSDLATRICGSGDVFLDGRGPAFSFNFIARNFGLSLVDLVSFSSSKLAKEFSWNCGEEGATNKNDVLERRLKQIRNFLFILFISLGVPVLNMGDECGQSSGGSPAYGDRNSFDWNALRSGFSIQTVQFISFLTSLRIRRSDLLQKRNFLREESIEWHGSNQAPPRWDDAASRFLAMTLKASSEDIESNSVPNACGDLFAAFNGADLSESITLPPPPADMVWFRLVDTALPFPGFFTANGACIEDGLATYEMKSHSCALFEARRPSE, encoded by the coding sequence ATGTCTGTCAACATGGTATTATCTCCACTTGCATCCCACAATGGCTGTCCTTTGTTATCCTTCACAATGCAATCGCATTGGCTTGGATGTGGGGCTTTTGAGTCTTCTAAGTTTGTCGCTGCCATGCGTGGAAGAAATGCGAAAGGGGTGATGTCCAGCTTGATGAAGTTGTATGCAAAAGATCAAAGAATCGGTGAAGTCATTAGATTTTCCCAAAGAAATTCTTATGAGGGTCTCAGAATAAGTGCCTTACCTGCATCAAACACTTCAGTTATTCAAATCATAGAAGAAGTATCTAGTTATCAATTCAGGACAGAGAATGGTGATCTGCTGAAGGTGCTTGTCGGgaagaaaaatgataaatacAGCTTCCTGATTAAGGCTCTTTCCTTACAGCTTCCACACAGAGAGAATGAGCTGGTTATGAGCTGGGGTCTATTTAGGTCACACTCGTCAAGTTTCATGCCTTTAGACTTTCAAGGTTCCACCTTGGATGGCAAAACTATTACCATGGAAACCCCATTTATGCAAGAATCTGAAGGCACACTTGCAGTTGAGTTGGATTTTGAATTGACCTTAGCTCCATTCTACTTTTCCTTTCTGTTGAGATCTCAACTTGATTCAGGTATGAGCAGCTTGGAAATTAGGAGTCATAGGAAGACAAGTTTTGTAGTGCCTGTTGGTTTTGGTTCTGGAAATCCTAGTCCATTAGGTCTCTCCTTTTCAGCGGACGGCTCTCTaaattttgctcttttttcaCGAACTGCTGAAAGTGTAGTTCTGTGCTTGTATGATGGCAAAACTACTCATAGACCTAATTTAGAGATTGACTTAGATCCATACGTCAATAAATCAGGTGACATTTGGCATGCCTCAATAGACCGTAGCTTCCAGTTTGCAAGTTATGGTTATCGGTGCAAAGTAGCTGAAGATGCAGAGCAAGAGCATGTTCTCTTGGATCCATATGCCAAATTGATTGGAGATGTTCCTGCAGGTAGTCAGTCTACTTCATTATTGACATGTCTTGGACAGTTGAGCAAGGTACCTCCTTTTGATTGGGGCCAGCAAATGCGCCCTTGTTTACGGTTGGAGGAACTAGTTGTCTACAGATTAAATGTCATGCGCTTTACAAAGGATAAGTCCAGTAATTTACCTAATAATCTTGGAGGTAGCTTCTTAGGTGTCACGGAGAAGTTGCATCATTTTAAAGATCTTGGGGTGAATGCTATCCTGTTGGAGCCAGTTTTCCCTTTTGATGAGCAGAAAGGGCCTTATTTCCCATGGCATTTCTTTTCTCCTGCAAACCAATATGGATCTCCTGGTGATCCAGTGTCTTGTATCAATACCATGAAAGAGATGGTGAAGAAATTACATAATAATGGGATAGAAGTTCTTCTGGAAGTTGATTTTACCCACGCTGCTGAGGTTGGAGCTCTAAGAATTATTGATAACACTTCCTACTGTCATGTCAAAACAGTTGATGACACGGGAAGTGAACATGCTTTGAATTGCAATTACCCTGTCGTTGcacaattgattttggattgtCTCCGGCATTGGGTGATTGAGTTTCACATCGATGGGTTCTGTTTCGTTAATGCTTCTTCTTTGTTGAGGGGGTTCCATGGGGAGTACTTGTCACGCCCACCTTTGGTTGAAGCAATAGCTTTTGATCCCTTACTTTCAAAGGTGAAGATAATTGCAGATTCTTGGGATCCACGTGAAATGAAGGTAAAGGAAGTCCTCTTCCCTCACTGGAAGAAATGGGCCgaaataaataacaaattttGTTATGACATAAGAAACTTCTTGAGGGGTGAAGGTCTTCTGAGCGACCTCGCTACTCGTATATGTGGAAGTGGGGATGTCTTCTTGGATGGTCGAGGCCCTGCCTTCTCTTTCAATTTTATTGCTAGAAATTTTGGACTTTCGCTTGTGGATTTAGTCAGCTTCAGTAGCTCCAAGCTGGCAAAGGAGTTTAGTTGGAATTGTGGGGAAGAAGGTGCTACAAATAAAAATGATGTGTTAGAAAGACGACTCAAACAAATTCGCAATTTTCTGttcattttgtttatttcctTGGGTGTTCCAGTCCTTAATATGGGAGATGAATGTGGTCAGTCTTCTGGGGGTTCTCCTGCATATGGTGATAGAAATTCCTTTGACTGGAACGCTCTAAGAAGTGGTTTTAGTATCCAAACAGTGcagtttatttcttttttgacttCACTGAGAATAAGGCGAAGTGATCTTCTTCAGAAGAGGAATTTCTTGAGAGAAGAGAGTATTGAGTGGCATGGAAGCAACCAGGCTCCACCAAGGTGGGATGATGCAGCTAGCAGATTCCTAGCTATGACCTTGAAGGCCAGTTCTGAAGATATCGAGTCTAACTCAGTTCCTAATGCCTGTGGTGACTTGTTTGCTGCCTTCAACGGTGCAGATCTGTCGGAGAGCATTACTCTTCCCCCACCTCCAGCAGATATGGTATGGTTTCGTTTGGTAGACACGGCCCTTCCTTTTCCTGGATTTTTCACAGCAAATGGTGCTTGTATAGAGGATGGATTGGCCACATATGAGATGAAATCTCACAGTTGTGCTTTATTTGAAGCTAGACGCCCAAGTGAATGA
- the LOC113706296 gene encoding G-type lectin S-receptor-like serine/threonine-protein kinase SD2-5 — MGNWKFPSIKVVFFLSSLLQTCMSSVQNRGRLNLGFQGAQMNWIDNDGLILLSNNSVFAFGFNPTQDVTLFQLVVVRNGGSTIIWSANRGNLIHNSDLLIFDRSGNAYLQSGGSTIWSTGTANKGVVAMELLDSGNLVLVGNDSSVIWQSFSHPTDTLMSNQEFTEGMKLVSNPSSNNLSFSLEIKSGDVILSADYQPPQPYWAMGKDNRRIINQDGGYVVSATLEANSWRFYGQNRALLWQFLFSDNRDANATWVAVLGSDGLIIFSRLQSDNTISASSVQIPQDQCSRPAACDPYFVCYSGNKCQCPSTLPSCKLGSVSFCNRSQDSVELVNAGDGLSYFALGFVPPSQKTDLNGCKASCQGNCSCAAMFHDSNSGNCFLFDQIGSLQGSTNGRNYASYIKVLTSAGGGANQGGGGTNKARFVIVIVIVISTVLVIVGLLYAGYRYHQKKNKAFPESPKESSEENFFKNLSGMPVRFSYNDLQAATNNFSVKLGQGGFGSVYQGILPDGTRLAVKKLESIGQGKKEFRAEVSIIGSIHHLHLVRLKGFCAEGSHRLLVYEYMANGSLDRWLFPKNKGEFMLDWETRYSIALGTAKGLAYLHEDCDVKIVHCDIKPENVLLDDHFLAKVSDFGLAKLMTREQSHVFTTLRGTRGYLAPEWITNYAISEKSDVYSYGMVLLEIIGGRKNYDPSQSSEKSHFPTYAFKMMEDGNLKDIIDTSLKIDEDDERVSTAIKVALWCIQDEMSLRPSMTKVVQMLEGICPVPPPPSSQLGSRLYAGFLKSISDGGTGTGTSSGPSDCNSDAYLSAIRLSGPR, encoded by the coding sequence ATGGGCAATTGGAAATTCCCGTCTATCAAAGTCGTCTTTTTCTTGTCTAGTCTTCTTCAAACATGTATGTCCAGTGTTCAGAATAGAGGCAGGCTGAATCTGGGATTTCAGGGGGCTCAAATGAATTGGATAGATAATGATGGGCTGATTCTTCTCTCCAACAATTCGGTTTTCGCGTTTGGTTTCAACCCCACACAAGATGTCACTTTGTTTCAACTTGTGGTTGTTCGCAATGGCGGCTCAACAATCATTTGGTCTGCTAATAGAGGCAATCTGATTCATAATTCAGATTTACTCATATTCGACAGAAGCGGGAATGCTTACTTGCAAAGTGGGGGATCCACTATTTGGTCCACAGGTACTGCCAATAAAGGAGTTGTAGCAATGGAATTGCTGGACTCGGGGAATTTGGTACTTGTTGGCAATGATAGCAGCGTAATATGGCAGAGTTTTAGCCATCCAACTGATACCCTTATGTCGAATCAGGAGTTCACTGAAGGAATGAAACTTGTAAGCAATCCCAGCTCCAATAACTTGAGCTTCTCCCTCGAGATAAAGTCTGGAGATGTGATTCTGTCGGCAGATTATCAGCCTCCGCAGCCTTACTGGGCCATGGGAAAGGATAACAGAAGAATCATCAACCAGGATGGTGGGTATGTTGTATCTGCAACTCTTGAAGCCAATTCTTGGAGGTTTTATGGACAAAATCGAGCGTTGCTTTGGCAGTTTTTATTCTCTGATAACCGGGACGCAAATGCCACATGGGTGGCAGTTCTGGGAAGTGATGGTTTGATTATTTTCAGCCGCCTTCAATCTGATAATACCATTAGCGCCTCCTCAGTACAAATACCACAAGATCAGTGCAGTAGACCGGCAGCTTGTGATCCATATTTCGTTTGTTACAGCGGCAACAAATGCCAGTGCCCTTCAACCCTTCCCTCTTGCAAACTAGGGAGTGTCTCGTTCTGCAACAGGTCACAGGACTCTGTGGAGCTTGTGAATGCAGGGGATGGTCTTAGTTACTTTGCTCTCGGGTTTGTTCCACCCTCTCAGAAAACAGATTTAAATGGCTGCAAAGCCTCTTGCCAAGGAAACTGCTCCTGTGCTGCTATGTTCCATGACAGCAATTCGGGAAACTGTTTCCTGTTTGATCAGATAGGAAGTTTGCAGGGTTCCACTAATGGACGTAACTATGCTTCTTATATTAAGGTCTTGACTAGTGCTGGCGGCGGGGCAAATCAAGGAGGTGGTGGAACTAACAAAGCGCGCTTTGTGATTGTCATCGTGATTGTGATCTCAACTGTGCTCGTTATCGTTGGTCTCCTTTATGCAGGTTATCGTTACCACCAGAAGAAAAACAAGGCATTTCCTGAATCCCCCAAAGAGTCTTCGgaggaaaattttttcaaaaatttatctgGAATGCCAGTTCGTTTTAGCTACAATGATCTTCAGGCTGCAACTAATAACTTCAGTGTGAAGCTTGGTCAAGGTGGTTTTGGTTCTGTTTACCAGGGGATTCTTCCTGATGGCACTCGATTGGCTGTGAAGAAATTGGAAAGCATAGGTCAAGGGAAGAAAGAATTTCGGGCTGAAGTTAGCATTATTGGGAGCattcatcatcttcatttggTCAGGCTTAAAGGCTTTTGTGCTGAAGGAAGTCACCGTCTCCTTGTCTACGAGTACATGGCAAATGGATCTCTTGATAGATGGCTTTTCCCAAAAAATAAAGGGGAATTCATGTTGGATTGGGAAACTAGGTACAGCATTGCACTAGGAACAGCTAAAGGTCTGGCTTATCTCCATGAAGATTGTGATGTGAAGATTGTTCACTGTGATATAAAGCCTGAGAATGTACTTCTTGATGACCACTTTCTTGCGAAAGTCTCAGATTTTGGTCTTGCCAAGCTTATGACTCGAGAGCAGAGTCATGTTTTCACAACATTAAGGGGAACAAGGGGGTATCTTGCACCAGAATGGATCACAAACTATGCTATATCGGAGAAAAGTGATGTTTACAGTTATGGCATGGTGCTGCTAGAGATAATTGGAGGTCGAAAGAACTATGATCCCTCACAGTCCTCAGAGAAATCCCATTTTCCAACTTACGCTTTTAAAATGATGGAAGACGGAAATTTGAAGGACATCATTGATACAAGTTTGAAGATAGATGAAGACGATGAGAGGGTTTCTACAGCAATAAAGGTTGCTTTGTGGTGCATACAGGATGAGATGTCCCTAAGACCATCGATGACCAAGGTAGTTCAGATGCTGGAAGGAATCTGCCCTGTCCCTCCGCCTCCTTCTTCTCAATTAGGGTCGCGACTTTATGCAGGATTCCTCAAGTCAATAAGCGATGGGGGCACCGGCACCGGCACCTCATCAGGGCCTTCAGACTGTAACAGTGATGCTTATCTTTCGGCTATTAGGCTTTCAGGGCCAAGATAG